The following proteins are encoded in a genomic region of Nicotiana sylvestris chromosome 4, ASM39365v2, whole genome shotgun sequence:
- the LOC138889230 gene encoding uncharacterized protein yields the protein MAVITRSGRGGDVNTSKQKEIMSDEIQVKYDDVPLVDEQVREENVNAEVRIDVHDDEVETQDDVNPSREHVIDIPEMVLPKAKAPLTRPPPPYPQRLAKQKNENQFRKFIDTMKSLSINVPLVEALKQMPGYAKFMKDLVTKKRSMDCETIKMTHQVSAIVHSMAPKLKYLGAFTILCTIGSADFAKAFYDLGASINFMPYSMFKTLGIGKSRATSMRLQMADRTMKRPFGIIDDVLVRVDKFILLADFVILDYEVHYEVTIILGRPFLATRKALVDVEPNSTEVCSFVDLVTEVIVDNTSAVINVEDPLEMVDAILAMLKKWKKAIGWTIADI from the exons ATGGCGGTAATTACTAGAAGTGGtcgaggtggtgatgtgaatacctccaagcaaaaggaaattATGAGTGATGAGATTCAAGTGAAATATGATGATGTTCCTTtagttgatgagcaagtgagAGAAGAGAATGTGAATgcggaagtgaggattgatgttCATGATGATGAGGTGGAGACCCAAGatgacgtgaacccatctagggaacacgtaatagacataccaGAAATGGTATTGCCAAAGGCTAAGGCTCCCTTgacaaggcctcctccaccttaccctcaaaggcttgcaaagcaaAAGAATGAGAACCAATTTAGAAAATTCATTGACAcgatgaagagcttatcaatcaatgttcctttggtggaagctcttaAGCAAATGCCAGGTTAtgccaagttcatgaaagacttggtgactaaaaagagatccatggactgtgagaccatcaaaatgactcaccaagtaagtgcaattgtgcactcgatggctccaaagcttAAATATCTCGGCGCTTTCACCATCCTATGTACCATTGGGAGCgcggattttgcaaaggcatttTATGATTTGGGTGCAAGTATCAATTTCATGCCTTACtccatgttcaaaactttgggtattgggaaatcgagggctacttcaatgaggttgcaaatggcagatagaactatgaagaggccGTTTGGTATTAtagatgatgttcttgttcgggtggacaagttcattttgcttgctgactttgtgatcttggactatGAGGTTCATTATGAGGTTacgatcatattgggaagacctttccttgcaactaggaaggccttagttgatgtggaa cccaacagtactgaagtgtgctctttcGTGGATCTTGTCACGGAAGTGATAGTTGATAATACTAGTGCAGTGattaatgtggaggaccctctagaaatg GTAGATGCCATATTGGCGATGCTCAAAaaatggaagaaggcaattggatggactatAGCTGATATCTag